Below is a genomic region from Falco naumanni isolate bFalNau1 chromosome 2, bFalNau1.pat, whole genome shotgun sequence.
cttctccctcctcccaatAAAAGGCTCTACAAAAGCTTTCCAGTGTGTGAACTGCTATCTTAGTTCCATGGTGTTTTGAACCCTATTTAGCcattctcttttccctcttctccttaTGAAAAGTCTTTTGGACCATGAGCTAGCGGAGATTTTAGGCCTCCCCAGTACTTCACTccttatttgttttgtttccttcgCTTCCTTTTACTCTGTGTTTTTCAAGTCCTCTAGAAGGTCACTGATGTCATGAAATTCTAAAGCCTGGGAGAGCGAGTGAAGAGGAAAGGGCAGAAAGACCCAACAGAACTCAAAAACAAACGTCAAGCACAGCATTTTAGAAAGCTGGAACGGGCAAATCAgtgcaacagaaacaaaactggatATTCGAGAACTATAAAAAGATAACATTAAACTAGCAGAAAGAAGGTAACATACTTTCTCTCTTCTCAGAGAGCTGTCCaatagtttctttaaaattagCTTTGCTAGCACATAGCGTGTTACTTCATGAACTAGAAGTCACAAAGACATTTCCATAATGAGGAGTCACACAGGGTTAGTACCTGGCCACAAACTGGTCACCAGCAGAGTAGTCCGTACCACACTGAAAAACCAGGTCATGATGAGAAGGTCTTTCCAAAGGAAGTGGAACGAGTGatttctgagaaggaaaagggCTGTTCCAGCTCTGTCCGGACTGCTGCCCTGTGAACACAGTGATCTGTTCAGCCAGTGTCTCAACAGTGGTACTGCAGGAACCAAAGATCCGGAAAAAGGCCTGCATCTCATGGAGAGAGAAACGCACCTCCAAGACCTCCAGCCTTGGCTTCAGCAAGTGTTCCTGGCTCAGGAGCTCGGCCAGAGTGTAGAGCCCATAGaattctgcttctctctgcagccTCTGATAGTCTGAGAAATTAGTAGGTAAGGAGACCTGGAGAGTCCTCAAGAAGTCCATGATGTAACTAAACAAAGTTCCATCTCTGTCCACAAAAAACTCTCCGTTCATCAGTTTAAACTCCCGGTCATTATTGTTCAACATCCGTGCTAGCCTGGACTCAGGGAACTGCTGCAAGGTAGAGGCCCAGGTTACAAATCGCACACCTCCCACGCTCAGAACAACCACCTCTCGATTATTCATCGCCGTCTCAGCCACTCAAGAATTTTAGCTCTCTGATCTATGTGTTTGTGACTTAATCTATCCTAAACTGCAAGGTATCTGCAGCTGCAAGAACCACTCAGTGCTTTTAGCAAGCGTTTGGAGTGACGTGTGGATCAGTAACAGGATTCCCAGGCAACAAAGATGTAAATATCATGTACAATAGTTTTGTTTACAGGGTTTGGTTGCTTGGAAACTTTGATTCTTGGAATTTAACggtttatttttgaaatgaaCAGCTTGCAAGGATTACTGGAAGACAGTGAATCGATCACCAGAACTTACTAAACCGTGAGAGGGGCCAATGAATATCCCCAAAGTACGGCATGCATTATGTCTGTTATTCAGAAATGTCAACTAAATGTTTGCATTCTATATATTGCTGTTCATAGGACCATTGCAGAAGGAGGTTAGATGTGCTTCAAGCAATACGTTTAAGTATTGTAATCTGTCAAAGAAGGGCACTTCAGAGAACGCAAGCTTACAGTTCACTTTAAATCACTGTTAGCCTACAGCCAAGTCAATACACCCAGAAAATTCAACTCCTAAAACAAGGtacatgaaaatacagttaaCAGTAGGAAAGCCGATATATGTTTCAGTGCTAAAGCACTTCCAAACACCTACAACATCCATACTCCTGTCACGTTATGTATTTTGTTCCAAGGAAGCATCCCATCATTTTTCCTGGCTTCTGGAATTACTATCCAGAAAGACAGAGAGGGACAGGAGAGAAACTGTTCTACCTGTCACCTTTGCAGGGCTAGAGCACAAGCTGCCTCGCTGTGGCTGATCTGTGCGTGCCTTTCACCGCACTGAACTGTTACCACTCAGGCCACTTTCTTAAAAAGTGTGGCTCCAGAGGAACAGATCTAACAGGACAGCTTGGTTAGTCACCCCAACAATTTGATGTTGGAAAAGTAAACTGCAAAGTATGTACTATCTGCAAAGTATGTACTATCTTGCAGCTTGTTCTTCTCTTATCAACCTCAACTGATTTCTCTTTACCCCTAGAATTTATGCTTGCCCTGAAGATATATTTTTGTACAGAACCTGTAAACAATAACCAGTATCTACAGTAATCTGAATGTACAGGATCATTACTACATTTTGTTATACAAAAAATTACGGGTATCTATTTCAGTGAGAAGTAACATCCTCAGATACAAAGCGGTTCCAAAACATGAATGCTGCACTCTGTATTCTGCAGTGGAAGAGCAGTCCTCAACAAGCCTCTCAGTACTGTGCTCTTCTCAATCACAACCGTTCTACCTCTTTCCAAACCACCTCCCcgtcagaaaaaaaataaaatgtaactaTGACCTTTTAGGAAGTGAGACTTCTAGTCTTATTCTACAATTATATTAACATTAAACTGAGAATGCAGTTTGGCCCTGTATCttggtaaaaaaaattatctgcagtGAATTAATATTCCCATAAACACCACTGAAAGAAGAATCCAGGAACAATGTGATTTTCAAAGCTCCATTTCATCTTCCAGTTTATCAGCGCTCAAACTATAGGAACAGTATGAATGTTTTGGAAACACTTTGAATCTCTGAATGTTTTTCACtggaagtcttaaaaaaaatttaatttttaaaagttctatGTCTTCTTCACCAGATCTCTCTTAgttcttttatttcagcaggGACTTCACAACAGTTTATATTTGCACACAAACTGTGCAACATTATCCAGTACAACCAATGTATAGTTCTTACACTTTTCTCTTAGAAGTGAAGCTCCATCTGTCATCTGTTCCCAGTAGAAGACTGCATGATCTGCTATCTCCACTGTATCTGCCAAGTAGGACAAGCTAATTGTAAGGAACTGAGACTTCCAGCACTGTAGATTGTCAACGACTGACTCCACAAAGGACATTCTGGTGACAGCAAGAATAAGCAAGCAAATAAGAGAGTTCACTATAAATCTTCGTGAAAAGACTGAGGGAATCTTGAATTTAAGAGTGTTGTTTTCCTGAGGCAAGGAAAGTTTGTCCACATCAACTAGTTTTATTCCATTCCACTGGCTGGTATCAAAGCTCTTCATTGTAGGGGTGATGTCCACACTGGAACAAGGTAAAGGAGTTTCTTTGAGCACCTTGATTTTTTCCCTGAACTCCTGCATCTGTTGCAGAAATATAATGGGTTCAGACACATCTTTGAAGGCCTCTGCAATGTTAAAAGCCATCCGTTGCTCTTGCAGAATTGTGTTCAGTTTATTGATTTCCGGATCGTAGGCCTGCATCACTGCAAGCTTCATGGTCTCAAAGTCAGAGAGAATCTCATTTCGCTTCTGCTCCAGTGTGTGCTGCAGCTTCTCAAAGAACTCCTTCACTTTGTCAGAATCTTTGGTCAGCATCTGCAAAGCTTTCCTCTTACTGGTTTCTAAGGTATCCAGCCGTGAGAGGGCATCTCCACAACGCCAAGTTTCAAAGCCCTGAAACAGGGTTTCAAAAGCCCGCTTCTCCTGGGAATAAGCTTCTTCAATAGAACAGAAAAGATGCTTTGTATGGTCACCACGGGTGGCACAAACCCCGCAGATCAGCTGCATGTCTGTCCGGCAAAAAATGTTAAGGGGTTGCCCGCTGTGCACTTTGCACACAGGCATTTTTGGAGTTACTTTGATTTTGTTGTACTTCTCCACGATACCTTTCAGGGAATAGTTGACTTGCAAGCTGTTGACTCCAGTAACAGGAGTTTCCTTCCTGCACGTGGGGCACTTGAAAGGGGATGGTCTCCAAAGGACATTCCTCACATTTCCCTCAAGAATTCCTTCCAGACACTTTCTGCAGAAATTGTGTGAACAGGGCAGGACACGAGGATCATCAAACAGGCTACAGCAAATGGGACAGGTGAGATCTTCCTCTAGGAGCTCCATCATATCctaggaaagagaagaaagatggTAACAGGActtacaaaatttatttctcctCCAGGAAACCCACGCAAAACCCAATCTCCATCTGAGACACAGCTCAGTGAGAAAAGCATCTACTTTTTCCTCCAGTGTCATTATGACAGAGCCTCAGCTGGGTTTTTGCAGCCAGCCTAGTTAGCTGTAGTATCTGGCCACCAGATGGCAGGCACAAGAACGACCCAGTGTTCAGACAGAACCATTTTTGGACTCTCAACtacaaatgctggaaaaaaacgCTTGCCAAACCCAGCAAGGGCTCTGAATGAAAATAACTCATGTACTCATAATAACAGTTCAAGATTTACATCCTTCCTCACTGATGCAATACACAGAAACTGGATTTTCACAAAAACCACCCAGTTGGTATGCTCTGCTAAGATCTGATTACTCTCCACTTGCTCAACTCACCCAAAGCTTACCATTTCAAACACCATGCACTGCCACCGTAAGAAGGCAATCTTAAAGGTGACTGAAAAAGCCCAgcttcagaatttcttcagCTACAGAATATGTGATGTGGCTCTCTGCTCTACCTGCAAAGCCAAAGGTGAGTCACCACTCAAAGTTAGCTTTTCTCTTgttcctgcagtgtttttaaataacCAAGGGAAGGTGTTATTGCTGAACTATTCAGCACAAAGTTAAAATGCTTCAAAGAACAGCTGCCCATAATTCTTGATAATTCATCATGAAACAAAACTGTTAACCATTTTCACTCATCTGCAATCTTTATTTCCAAATCCATTCTCACAGCACGCATGCCGCAGCAATTTCTTTCTGTGGACAGGACCTGCAGGAAGAGGATTTATCATGTAATCCTTTCTACTGGAAAGTCTCAGTGAAGGGACTCTGTGCACAACCCTCCCAGTGCCTCTAACCAAAGCCAAGTTCTCAAATGCAGGCACCTTGTAACTTACAGCATGCTCTAAGAAAACAAGTAGCTAATAAAGACCAAAATGGGTGACCGTTTGTATTAGCCAAATCTCTCACACACTTAAGTTTTGAGCTGTAATTAGTGCTTCCCTTGTATAAATTCCTTCCATATTATACAATACCTattcatacatacatatatatataataaaattccttttataCATTACAAGATGTAACACAGCAAAGAGCATCAAGTAATGCTGTGACAGCAAGGCATATAAATAAGGTCTTTTAATTAGTTTTGATGTTAGTACTAAGGCTTCTGTCCCCtcaaagaaatataaagcagaaaatgtggGAGGCAAGAGTGGAGCTGCAAGGGAAGATCCATGCTGCACAGgacaaaagcagcaacaaaatcGGTATCACTGATCTGAGGAAAGTAAAGATCACTACAGGGAACAAAGGCAAGGTCGATTCTGAGTTTCTTTCACAGGAGGACTGATACAGTCCCAGCAAGACTTCACAGTAAAAGCCATTCTGGAAAGGTGTAAGCAAACCTCCCATGCTTTTCCAGTGACAAGGGGGAGGAGCATTCTCTGTGCTTGTTTGAACGaggagtttttaaaaagttgccAGCTTTCCTACTCAGCCTCAGGACTGATGCAATCAGACAGAAGAAGCCACCATTACAGCTAGGGACAAACCCCAAGAGAAAAGATCTAACGACTCCATTTACCACCTAAGGTCTTCTGTAAGACCAGAGATCCCATTCAGaagcttcattttctgtgaGAAGAAAGTGATTCTGAAGTACCCCTCAATGCTAGAACAAGCCACgtttcttttctgtcctcttcCTACTGCTAAAAAGAATGGGAAGACAGGAGGACGATGATTTTGCCCCTATACTCTTGAGTCTTCCTCTTTATGAATAGTTCTGTCTTTCCAACTTGTACTCACAGCTTTCAGCTGCAGTAGGAGCACAAGGATCAGTTTTGCTCA
It encodes:
- the KCNRG gene encoding potassium channel regulatory protein — encoded protein: MNNREVVVLSVGGVRFVTWASTLQQFPESRLARMLNNNDREFKLMNGEFFVDRDGTLFSYIMDFLRTLQVSLPTNFSDYQRLQREAEFYGLYTLAELLSQEHLLKPRLEVLEVRFSLHEMQAFFRIFGSCSTTVETLAEQITVFTGQQSGQSWNSPFPSQKSLVPLPLERPSHHDLVFQCGTDYSAGDQFVARYVSIQPDNRKLINGTNVLGLLLDTLLKDGFRLISTRTVSNEEKAECYSFERMKRPAGLTITVDQTPGSSGVTQAKRSQAQKGK
- the TRIM13 gene encoding E3 ubiquitin-protein ligase TRIM13 isoform X1 is translated as MVFEMDMMELLEEDLTCPICCSLFDDPRVLPCSHNFCRKCLEGILEGNVRNVLWRPSPFKCPTCRKETPVTGVNSLQVNYSLKGIVEKYNKIKVTPKMPVCKVHSGQPLNIFCRTDMQLICGVCATRGDHTKHLFCSIEEAYSQEKRAFETLFQGFETWRCGDALSRLDTLETSKRKALQMLTKDSDKVKEFFEKLQHTLEQKRNEILSDFETMKLAVMQAYDPEINKLNTILQEQRMAFNIAEAFKDVSEPIIFLQQMQEFREKIKVLKETPLPCSSVDITPTMKSFDTSQWNGIKLVDVDKLSLPQENNTLKFKIPSVFSRRFIVNSLICLLILAVTRMSFVESVVDNLQCWKSQFLTISLSYLADTVEIADHAVFYWEQMTDGASLLREKCKNYTLVVLDNVAQFVCKYKLL
- the TRIM13 gene encoding E3 ubiquitin-protein ligase TRIM13 isoform X2, encoding MMELLEEDLTCPICCSLFDDPRVLPCSHNFCRKCLEGILEGNVRNVLWRPSPFKCPTCRKETPVTGVNSLQVNYSLKGIVEKYNKIKVTPKMPVCKVHSGQPLNIFCRTDMQLICGVCATRGDHTKHLFCSIEEAYSQEKRAFETLFQGFETWRCGDALSRLDTLETSKRKALQMLTKDSDKVKEFFEKLQHTLEQKRNEILSDFETMKLAVMQAYDPEINKLNTILQEQRMAFNIAEAFKDVSEPIIFLQQMQEFREKIKVLKETPLPCSSVDITPTMKSFDTSQWNGIKLVDVDKLSLPQENNTLKFKIPSVFSRRFIVNSLICLLILAVTRMSFVESVVDNLQCWKSQFLTISLSYLADTVEIADHAVFYWEQMTDGASLLREKCKNYTLVVLDNVAQFVCKYKLL